The genomic stretch GGCCTGGCTGCAGGTGCTCCGGTCCGAGGCGGTGCGGGGGCAGGAGGTGCTCGACGATGTGGCCCGCGCCACGGCCGTCGCCAGCTCCGCCCGCCGCTTCCTCGCGGGCTTCAAGGCGCTCTTCGTCTGCAGCGCCGAGGTGGACCGCCTCGAGGGGgccgtcgaccagctcgagCTCCTGGCGGGGCCAGGAGGCGACCTCGACATGTTCGTCAGGGTGCTCAGCCTCGACGCCGCCCGGCCCGCCGCCACGGAAGAGGACATGGACGTCGACGGCGGGCGCCCCCCGGCACCCGGTGCTCGCCACCAGCAGGAGGGGAGCGGCTGCAGCTGTGGATGCGCGGGCACCGTCGCGCCCCTCCTCGCCTCGCCTGGCGCTAAAAGGAAGCGCgcttgcggcggcggcggcggctcgggtGTCGACTCCGGCTCGACGTCGCGCGGCGAGGTCGACGCGGTGCAGCCGCAGAAGCGGCGGCACCTGGCGTGGATGCGGTCGCACCAGGGGCTCCCGTCTGCCTCCGGCAGGGTCTCGTCCGCACCTCGTGAACCGCCGCCGGCGGTGTTGTCCCGCTCGCGTCGCGCACGGACGGTGGCATTGGCGATGTCTAGGATTCGACGCCGCATCGGGaagccgacgacgacgagccaCCGGCGGGAGCCCAGCCTCGGACGGCAgttctcgcggattacgctgtAGGCGAGGAAGCGACTTGGGTGAAGGGAGGTAGGCTATCGCCCATGATTTCTTACTGCATTTTGCAAAATTATGGGATTCCTCTAGCAATTAGCCTACTGGTAGCGGCAGTTCTTCATCTTTGAATTAATTTAGAATCAATGAACctagcagtagcagcagcagcgtaGTAAGTACTAGTACTTCTGTAGTTTGTGGTAGATTCAAGCTGCACTTGTGAGCTGTGACTCCAGCTTGTATttgctaattctactgttggctGAGACGGGCCGATGGATAACGTAAGATCTTTGTCCTGTCTCCTGTACTGTTTTGCTGTGCGATGTTTTTTTTCCCCAGCTTTTCATATGAAAAGAACTGGGAGAGCAGCACGTGCTCACTCGGCtgccttgttcgtttggctggcTGATTTAATTTAATTGGGATAGaaaaacactattttgtttggcTTGCTAATTTATTAGGAGAAAAAAATATTACTGAATGGTTGGCagagattcggctgataagcttaaACGAACAATATATCTAAATTTAATAACAATAGATAAGCTCTCGGTTTTTTGACGAGCTAATCGATCTCAGTAATAACTAAATGTCccctaaaaaaatttataactaaatatataaatatatgtaaTTATACTAATATCTAAGTATCATTAATAATAAATTTTTATACTAAAATATTTAATATTTGTATAATTAATATAAATAGTGATTTCATAAATCTTGTTAAACTTATAAAACTTAGTTTAggctaaaaattaaaaaaaaacttaatTTTAGGACTGCTTTGGATGGTGGTTGTACGTTTATTGCCCTGCAGCATGCCATGTCTCCTCCGATCATATCGTGCTTTTGACTCTGGTcaagcggcacatgcatggatgaATGGAACAAAACAACACTTTTTTTTGGCGAAGAATATGCCTGCTTTGCGAGAAAAAGGGTGCGTGCCTGCCACCGCGCCTTCATCCATGGAACGACGACTTCCTTGTTCCTTCGGGCTTCGGCCCTTCCCCATGTGTTGACGCGATCCTCGGAGTTGTCAGTTGTGGACGAACTGTTCGGACTCCAACTACAAAGCGCCTTGTGAGCCCGTGACTCGCCATGCAGCAATACGATTCCAAGTGGGCCGAGCCTACTTGAAGCACAACAAGCCCATCGCATGTTAGCTACGGTGCGAGAGACGATTCCAGCCCGGCCCAATGAAGTCTACAGGCCGACAAGCTCATGCAAACCATCCTACGGGCTCCAGCATCATCTGGTCTTCTGCTCCTCAGCTCAACCGCAAGTCAGCTAGCCGGTAGAGGACCATGTTTTAAAattcaatatttttttttggtggAGAAACAGCTTGATTGCTGTGGATTTTGGCCAAGATCGTAAACTAATCTTTGTATAAGATTAATTAAGAAAGCAACAGCTCGTCTGTGCTCGCGCTA from Sorghum bicolor cultivar BTx623 chromosome 3, Sorghum_bicolor_NCBIv3, whole genome shotgun sequence encodes the following:
- the LOC8056570 gene encoding uncharacterized protein LOC8056570 — its product is MEILESALLGEFIRYIKSNWSAHSRVDQRRRRLRQLVSKVRAVVDAAEGGAGAAVRDESFSAWLQVLRSEAVRGQEVLDDVARATAVASSARRFLAGFKALFVCSAEVDRLEGAVDQLELLAGPGGDLDMFVRVLSLDAARPAATEEDMDVDGGRPPAPGARHQQEGSGCSCGCAGTVAPLLASPGAKRKRACGGGGGSGVDSGSTSRGEVDAVQPQKRRHLAWMRSHQGLPSASGRVSSAPREPPPAVLSRSRRARTVALAMSRIRRRIGKPTTTSHRREPSLGRQFSRITL